A section of the Oncorhynchus nerka isolate Pitt River linkage group LG3, Oner_Uvic_2.0, whole genome shotgun sequence genome encodes:
- the LOC115102715 gene encoding CD276 antigen-like isoform X2 produces MISSVVTTTSLQPREVAAPGSDFTLNCSFPSSKNLNLNQLVINWQRGESEVVHSYYHGRDQLERQSGVYKGRTHLFEDQLTVGNASLRLSGVQPSDQGQYTCDVTDEQGGTLEKLQLLVAAPYDEPRISAQATCDGFIVTLHASQGFPQPELVWKGVMDSNTTMELDSRGRYELKSEVTLWLNSTLTVTAELRLRVLDQSFTKSLTLHPPPVCCVMPAEKRSRFFMYPLLLMLLGLVLLLSWKRSEQETKKDEKTQE; encoded by the exons TGATATCATCAGTGGTAACTACAACAAGTCTACAACCCCGAGAAGTGGCAGCTCCGGGCAGTGACTTCACCCTTAACTGCTCTTTTCCTTCATCTAAAAATCTGAACCTCAACCAACTGGTCATCAACTGGCAGCGTGGAGAATCAGAGGTGGTTCACAGCTATTACCATGGGAGAGATCAGCTGGAAAGACAGAGTGGTGTTTACAAGGGACGCACTCATCTGTTTGAAGACCAGCTCACTGTGGGAAATGCCTCACTTAGACTGAGTGGTGTGCAGCCGAGTGACCAGGGCCAATACACCTGTGATGTGACAGATGAACAGGGAGGCACCCTGGAAAAGCTACAACTTCTAGTGGCAG CCCCTTATGATGAACCCAGGATATCCGCCCAAGCCACTTGTGATGGCTTCATTGTCACCCTCCATGCCTCTCAGGGGTTTCCCCAGCCAGAGTTAGTGTGGAAAGGGGTGATGGACAGTAACACCACTATGGAATTGGACAGCAGGGGGCGCTATGAGCTGAAGAGTGAGGTGACACTGTGGTTGAACAGCACTCTGACTGTTACAGCCGAGCTGAGACTGAGGGTTCTGGACCAGAGTTTCACCAAGTCTCTCACACTCCACCCACCACCAG TGTGCTGTGTGATGCCTGCCGAGAAGAGGAGCAGATTTTTTATGTATCCCCTGCTGCTTATGCTACTGGGATTAGTGCTCCTGTTGTCCTGGAAGAGGTCTGAGCAGGAGACCAAAAAGGATGAGAAAACACAAGAATAG
- the LOC115102715 gene encoding CD276 antigen-like isoform X1, with the protein MGLHVVSVLFITMISSVVTTTSLQPREVAAPGSDFTLNCSFPSSKNLNLNQLVINWQRGESEVVHSYYHGRDQLERQSGVYKGRTHLFEDQLTVGNASLRLSGVQPSDQGQYTCDVTDEQGGTLEKLQLLVAAPYDEPRISAQATCDGFIVTLHASQGFPQPELVWKGVMDSNTTMELDSRGRYELKSEVTLWLNSTLTVTAELRLRVLDQSFTKSLTLHPPPVCCVMPAEKRSRFFMYPLLLMLLGLVLLLSWKRSEQETKKDEKTQE; encoded by the exons TGATATCATCAGTGGTAACTACAACAAGTCTACAACCCCGAGAAGTGGCAGCTCCGGGCAGTGACTTCACCCTTAACTGCTCTTTTCCTTCATCTAAAAATCTGAACCTCAACCAACTGGTCATCAACTGGCAGCGTGGAGAATCAGAGGTGGTTCACAGCTATTACCATGGGAGAGATCAGCTGGAAAGACAGAGTGGTGTTTACAAGGGACGCACTCATCTGTTTGAAGACCAGCTCACTGTGGGAAATGCCTCACTTAGACTGAGTGGTGTGCAGCCGAGTGACCAGGGCCAATACACCTGTGATGTGACAGATGAACAGGGAGGCACCCTGGAAAAGCTACAACTTCTAGTGGCAG CCCCTTATGATGAACCCAGGATATCCGCCCAAGCCACTTGTGATGGCTTCATTGTCACCCTCCATGCCTCTCAGGGGTTTCCCCAGCCAGAGTTAGTGTGGAAAGGGGTGATGGACAGTAACACCACTATGGAATTGGACAGCAGGGGGCGCTATGAGCTGAAGAGTGAGGTGACACTGTGGTTGAACAGCACTCTGACTGTTACAGCCGAGCTGAGACTGAGGGTTCTGGACCAGAGTTTCACCAAGTCTCTCACACTCCACCCACCACCAG TGTGCTGTGTGATGCCTGCCGAGAAGAGGAGCAGATTTTTTATGTATCCCCTGCTGCTTATGCTACTGGGATTAGTGCTCCTGTTGTCCTGGAAGAGGTCTGAGCAGGAGACCAAAAAGGATGAGAAAACACAAGAATAG